A single genomic interval of Cucumis sativus cultivar 9930 chromosome 5, Cucumber_9930_V3, whole genome shotgun sequence harbors:
- the LOC101207009 gene encoding acid beta-fructofuranosidase 1, vacuolar: MDSTSSDLIPPPYSALPDRHPSPPLSRKSLNFTTTTILISFLLIVSLLTLFSYNHPPSPDSAKLPENTQSRLARGVAEGVSAKSNPYFSDSVDGSFNWTNAMFSWQRTAFHFQPEGNWMNDPNGPLYHKGWYHLFYQYNPESAVWGNISWGHAVSRDLIHWLYLPYAMVPDQPYDVNGVWTGSATILPDGRIVMLYTGDTIDGVQVQNLAYPANLSDPLLLNWVKHPGNPVLVPPPGIGPKDFRDPTTAWLGPDGKWRITIGSRVGTTLGVSMVYTTDDFIKYELVDRFLHAVPGTGMWECVDFYPVSVDGSKGLDTSENGGGVKHVLKASLDDTKMDHYAIGTYFANNDTWVPDNPEEDVGIGLKLDYGRYYASKTFYDQNKERRILWGWINETDTEANDLAKGWASVQTVPRTVLFDQKTGSNIIQWPVEEVESLRLGSNEFNDVLLEPGSVVELEVGPATQLDILAEFEVEALGSENATVSEEGCGGGAAERSSIGPFGVLVLAHQSLSEFTPIYFNVANSSKGSGEAYFCADETRSSKAPDVFKQVYGSKIPVLEGENYSMRVLVDHSIVESFGQGGRRVITSRIYPTEAIYGAAKLFLFNNGTSANVKATVKVWRLNSAFIQPYF; encoded by the exons ATGGATTCAACTTCTTCAGATCTCATCCCTCCGCCTTACTCCGCCTTGCCGGACCGCCATCCCTCGCCTCCCCTTTCCCGAAAATCCCTCAACTTCACTACAACTACCATTctcatctcttttcttcttatcgTTTCTTTACTTACTCTGTTTTCTTACAATCACCCACCATCTCCCGATTCCGCCAAGTTGCCCGAAAATACCCAATCGCGACTAGCCAGAGGAGTTGCTGAGGGCGTTTCCGCTAAATCGAACCCTTATTTTTCCGATTCTGTTGATGGCTCTTTCAATTGGACTAACGCTATGTTCTCTTGGCAACGAACTGCCTTCCATTTTCAACCCGAAGGCAATTGGATGAACG ATCCCAATG GGCCATTATATCACAAGGGTTGGTATCATCTGTTTTACCAATATAACCCTGAATCCGCCGTATGGGGCAACATCAGTTGGGGCCATGCAGTTTCAAGAGATCTCATCCATTGGTTATATCTCCCTTATGCTATGGTTCCAGATCAGCCGTACGATGTCAACGGCGTTTGGACCGGGTCCGCCACAATCCTTCCTGACGGTCGGATCGTAATGCTCTACACTGGTGATACCATCGATGGAGTGCAGGTCCAAAATCTAGCATACCCTGCCAACCTATCCGATCCCCTCCTATTAAATTGGGTTAAGCACCCGGGCAACCCGGTATTGGTTCCCCCACCCGGTATTGGCCCCAAAGACTTCCGTGACCCGACTACGGCGTGGCTCGGCCCCGACGGTAAGTGGCGGATCACCATTGGGTCACGCGTCGGGACAACGTTGGGGGTTTCGATGGTTTATACTACTGATGATTTTATTAAGTATGAGCTTGTGGACCGATTCTTGCATGCGGTCCCGGGAACGGGCATGTGGGAATGCGTTGATTTTTATCCGGTATCGGTTGACGGGTCGAAGGGTTTGGATACGTCGGAGAATGGTGGTGGTGTAAAGCACGTGCTTAAGGCGAGTTTGGATGATACTAAAATGGATCATTATGCAATTGGGACTTATTTTGCTAATAATGATACTTGGGTACCTGATAACCCGGAAGAAGATGTGGGAATTGGATTGAAATTGGATTATGGAAGATATTATGCTTCCAAGACATTTTATGACCAAAATAAAGAGAGGAGGATCTTGTGGGGTTGGATTAATGAAACTGACACTGAAGCTAATGATTTGGCAAAAGGCTGGGCCTCTGTTCAG ACGGTTCCGAGGACAGTGCTATTCGATCAGAAGACAGGCAGCAACATAATCCAATGGCCTGTGGAAGAGGTGGAGAGTTTGAGATTGGGGAGCAATGAATTTAATGACGTGCTCCTCGAACCTGGCTCTGTCGTGGAACTCGAAGTCGGCCCTGCTACACAG TTGGATATATTGGCGGAGTTTGAAGTGGAAGCGCTCGGGTCAGAGAATGCTACCGTCTCCGAGGAAGGCTGTGGTGGGGGTGCGGCAGAGAGAAGTAGTATAGGACCATTTGGTGTGTTGGTTTTGGCTCATCAATCGCTTTCCGAGTTTACTCCTATTTATTTCAATGTTGCTAATTCAAGTAAAGGCAGTGGGGAGGCTTACTTTTGTGCCGACGAGACAAG GTCATCAAAAGCTCCTGATGTTTTCAAACAAGTTTATGGAAGCAAAATTCCTGTTTTAGAGGGTGAAAATTACTCCATGAGAGTGTTG GTGGATCACTCAATTGTGGAGAGTTTTGGACAAGGTGGGAGAAGAGTGATAACATCACGAATTTATCCAACAGAAGCAATTTATGGTGCAGCGaagcttttccttttcaacaaTGGCACATCAGCAAATGTAAAGGCCACTGTGAAAGTATGGCGGCTCAATTCTGCCTTCATTCAACCATATTTTTGA